The genomic interval TCGCCGACCGCCTTCATGGAGGTCGTCAGCGTTTCTTCGCTGCCGGGGAACTTCTCGAAGGCAAAGCGCGGGATTTTCGTGACGATGTAGTCGATCGTCGGCTCGAAGCTCGCGGGCGTGGCGCCCTGCGTGATGTCGTTGTCCAGCTCGTCAAGCGTATAGCCGACCGCCAGCCGCGCGGCTACCTTGGCGATCGGGAAGCCCGTGGCCTTTGACGCCAGCGCGGAGGAGCGCGACACGCGCGGGTTCATCTCGATGACCACGAGCTTGCCCGTCTCGGGGTTGACGGCGAACTGCACGTTGGAGCCGCCGGTCTCCACGCCGATCTCGCGCAGCACCGCGATCGAGGCGTTGCGCATCTGCTGATATTCCTTGTCGGTCAGCGTCAGCGCCGGGGCGACCGTGATGGAGTCCCCGGTATGCACGCCCATCGGGTCGACGTTTTCGATGGAGCAGACGATGATGCAGTTGTCCGCTTTGTCGCGGACGACCTCCATCTCGTACTCTTTCCAGCCGAGCACCGATTCCTCGACCAGCACCTGGTTCGCCGGGGAGGCGTCCAGCCCGCGCTCGATGATGTGCAGGTATTCTTCGCGATTGTACGCAACCCCGCCACCCATTCCGCCAAGGGTGAAGCTTGGGCGGATGATTGCGGGCAGGCCGACATAGTCCAGCGCGCCCAGCGCCTCGTTCAGGCTGTGCACCAGCATCGAGCGCGGCGTTGCGATGCCGATCCGGTCCATCGCTTCGCGGAAGGACTGGCGATCCTCGGCCATGTCGATGGCAGCGGCGTTCGCGCCGATCATCTCGATACCGTATTTCGCCAGCGTCCCGTCGCGATCCAGCGCAAGCGCGGTGTTGAGCGCGGTCTGCCCGCCCATGGTGGGCAAGAGCGCCATGCGCTCGTTCGGGCGCTCGCGCCGTTCCCGCGCAATGATCTTGGCGACGAAGTCCGGCGTGATCGGCTCGACATAGGTCGTGTCGGCCAGCTCCGGGTCAGTCATGATCGTGGCCGGATTGGAGTTGACCAGAACGATCCGATAACCCTCGGCCTTCAACGCCTTGCACGCCTGCGTGCCGGAATAGTCGAACTCGCACGCCTGGCCGATCACGATCGGTCCGGCGCCAATCACCAGAATTGAGTCAATGTCGGTGCGTTTGGGCATTCAGCTCGCGCCGTGCGCCTGTTGGCCAGAAAAGCGTCGGGGCGCGCGTCCGCGCCCGCAACTGCGGCTCCCGCGCTTATAAAGGATATGGCGCGTGATTCAACAAGATCGTCGCGCGAAGGAATGTATCATTGGGCCGCCAGATCTGCCGTGCTGCCTTCGAGCAGTTCGGCAACGCTGGCTGCAAAGCCCGCGCCGGCCTCCGCATACATGTTGAAGACGCAATGTGCGCCACCCTCCTTGAGCGCCGTCGCGTCCTCCGGGTACTTCGCCAGCGCGGCGATGAAGCCGCCGAAGCCCGCCCGCCTGATCTGCTGCAGCGCATACATGTTCACCTGATGGTCGGGCATGGCCAGCATCACCACGCGGAAGTCCTTCCCGGCCGCCTCCATGCGTTCCCAGAAGTCGCTGTCCGCTGCATCACCGAGCAACACGTTCCGGCCTGCCTCCCGGTGGCTGGCCACCTTCTCGGAATTGCTCTCGATACCCACAACGATGTTGTCGCGGTAGCGTTCCCGCAGAAAATCGTAGGCGCCGGTGCCAACGCGGCCCATGCCGAAGACCAGAATTTGTGCGCCGCCCGTGTCGAGTGGCTGATCGCCGGAGCGCCGGGTTACGGTCTCGAAGCGCTTGAGCACGCCGCTCAGATTGGCGTAGGCGCGGTTGACATTGAGGTTCAGCACGGAAGCGCCGACGAACGAGATCGCGACCGCTAGCGCGATGACCGTCAGTGCGTCTGCCGCCAACCAGCCGCTTTCATAGGCGACCGCGCCAACGATCAGGCCGAACTCGCTGTAGCTCGACAGGCTGGCCGCGGCGAGGAAGGATGAGCGCGCCCGAAGCCGGAAGCGCGACAGGATCAGGAAGAACAGGGCCGACTTGATCGGCACCAGCAGCACGAGCCCGAGCGCCAATAAAAGGTGATCAAGTTTGACCGCGCCGATAAGGCCGATATTCAGGAAGAAGCCGACAAGCATCACCTCCTTGATGGTGAACAGCGAGTCGGCCACGTCGCCCGCGCGACGGTGATTGGCCATCATCATGCCGAGCACGAGCGCGCCCAGGTCGGGTTTCAGGCCGGCCAGCTGAAAGCTTGTCGCGCCGACGACGACCGCCGCGAACAGCCCGAACATCG from Dichotomicrobium thermohalophilum carries:
- a CDS encoding cation:proton antiporter family protein; its protein translation is MNLTSSALFPGISDFSVALALAAILGFLAQMIRLPPLAGFLLAGFALNAMGMPHSPFIEEIADLGVILLLFTIGLKLKPSALMRPEIWGGASAHAITIIALFSVLFYLAPISMLTLLGVGDIGEIVLLAFALSFSSTVFAVKVLEERGGARSVDGRTAIGILIFQDILAVAFLTFSTGKLPSIWAFALVGLVLLRPLLSYLLERAGSGELLPMFGLFAAVVVGATSFQLAGLKPDLGALVLGMMMANHRRAGDVADSLFTIKEVMLVGFFLNIGLIGAVKLDHLLLALGLVLLVPIKSALFFLILSRFRLRARSSFLAAASLSSYSEFGLIVGAVAYESGWLAADALTVIALAVAISFVGASVLNLNVNRAYANLSGVLKRFETVTRRSGDQPLDTGGAQILVFGMGRVGTGAYDFLRERYRDNIVVGIESNSEKVASHREAGRNVLLGDAADSDFWERMEAAGKDFRVVMLAMPDHQVNMYALQQIRRAGFGGFIAALAKYPEDATALKEGGAHCVFNMYAEAGAGFAASVAELLEGSTADLAAQ